The Pangasianodon hypophthalmus isolate fPanHyp1 chromosome 13, fPanHyp1.pri, whole genome shotgun sequence genome includes a window with the following:
- the eftud2 gene encoding 116 kDa U5 small nuclear ribonucleoprotein component yields the protein METDLYDEFGNYIGPELDSDEDEDVEAEDRDAVEADEDEEDEDQVDGDEDGGGMEVVLHEDKKYYPTAEEVYGPEVETIVQEEDTQPLTEPIIKPVKTKQFTLTEQELPATVYDMEFLADLMDSSELIRNVTLCGHLHHGKTCFVDCLIEQTHPEIRKRDDADLRYTDILFTEQERGVGIKSTPVTMVLPDSRGKSYLFNIMDTPGHVNFSDEVTAGIRLSDGIVLFIDAAEGVMLNTERLIKHAVQERLAITICINKIDRLILELKLPPTDAYYKLRHIVDEVNGMLSTYTTDESLVVSPLLGNVCFASSQYSICFTLGSFAKIYSDTYGDINYNEFAKRLWGDIYFNPKTRKFTKKAPNSNSQRSFVEFVLEPLYKILSQVVGDVDTSLPRVLDELGIHLTKEELKLNIRPLLRLVCNRFFGEFTGFVDMCVQHIPSPQGGARAKIEHSYTGGLDSDLGEAMTECDPDGPLMCHTTKMYSTDDGVQFHAFGRVLSGTLQAGQPVKVLGENYTLEDEEDSQICTVGRLWISVARYQIEVNRVPAGNWVLIEGCDQPIVKTATITEPRGNEEAQIFRPLKFNTASIIKIAVEPVNPSELPKMLDGLRKVNKSYPSLTTKVEESGEHVILGTGELYLDCVMHDLRKMYSEIDIKVADPVVTFCETVVETSSLKCFAETPNKKNKITMIAEPLEKGLAEDIENEVVQITWNRKKLGEFFQTKYDWDLLAARSIWAFGPDTTGPNILVDDTLPSEVDKALLGSVKDSIVQGFQWGTREGPLCDEPIRNVKFKILDAVIAQEPLHRGGGQVIPTARRVVYSAFLMATPRLMEPYYFVEVQAPADCVSAVYTVLARRRGHVTQDAPIPGSPLYTIKAFIPAIDSFGFETDLRTHTQGQAFALSVFHHWQIVPGDPLDKSIVIRPLEPQPAPHLAREFMVKTRRRKGLSEDVSISKFFDDPMLLELAKQDVVLNYPM from the exons ATGGAGACAGATCTGTACGACGAATTCGGTAACTACATCGGGCCCGAACTGGACTCTGATGAGGATGAAGACGTAGAGGCGGAGGACAGAGATGCGGTTGAG gcggatgaggatgaggaggatgaagacCAGGTTGATGGTGATGAGGATGGTGGCGGCATGGAGGTCGTTCTGCATGAGGATAAGAAGTATTATCCGACTGCAGAGGAAGTCTATGGGCCCGAAGTGGAGACCATCGTCCAAGAAGAGGACACACAACCACTTACTG AGCCTATTATAAAGCCTGTGAAGACGAAGCAGTTCACTCTTACAGAGCAAGAGCTTCCAGCTACAGTTTATGACATGGA ATTTCTCGCGGATTTAATGGACAGCTCCGAACTGATTAGAAACGTCACTCTGTGCGGTCATTTACACCACGGCAAG ACATGCTTTGTGGACTGCCTGATTGAACAGACTCATCCAGAAATCCGTAAGAGAGATGATGCAGAT CTGCGCTATACAGATATTCTTTTCACCGAACAAGAG agAGGAGTTGGTATTAAGAGCACACCTGTGACAATGGTACTTCCTGACTCAAGAGGGAAATCCTACCTGTTCAATATTATGGACACTCCAG GTCATGTGAACTTCTCTGATGAGGTTACAGCAGGAATCAGGCTTTCAGATGGGATTGTGCTGTTCATCGATGCTGCCGAGGGG GTGATGCTGAACACGGAGCGTCTGATAAAACATGCCGTACAGGAGCGGCTGGCCATAACCATCTGCATCAACAAAATAGACCGGCTGATCTTGGAGCTCAAACTTCCTCCCACTGACGCCTACTACAAACTGCGCCATATCGTCGACGAGGTCAATGGCATGCTCAG CACATATACAACTGATGAGTCTCTAGTGGTGTCTCCTCTTCTGGGCAACGTGTGTTTCGCTTCCTCACAGTACAGCATCTGCTTTACACTCGGGTCTTTCGCCAAGATCTACTCAGATACCtatg gtGACATAAACTACAACGAGTTTGCAAAGAGACTCTGGGGAGACATCTACTTCAACCCCAAGAC GAGGAAGTTCACTAAAAAAGCCCCCAACAGTAACTCACAGCGCAGCTTTGTCGAGTTCGTCCTGGAGCCGCTCTACAAGATCCTCTCACAG GTGGTCGGGGATGTGGACACGTCACTGCCACGTGTCCTGGATGAATTAGGGATCCACCTGACCAAAGAGGAGCTCAAACTCAACATCCGGCCTCTGCTGCGACTCGTCTGCAACCGCTTCTTTGGGGAGTTCACAG GTTTTGTGGACATGTGCGTGCAGCACATCCCGTCTCCTCAAGGGGGCGCCAGAGCCAAGATCGAGCACAGCTACACCGGAGGACTGGACTCAGACCTCGGGGAGGCCATGACTGAGTGTGACCCTGAT GGTCCGTTAATGTGTCACACCACTAAGATGTACAGTACAGATGACGGAGTGCAGTTCCACGCCTTTGGCAGGGTTCTGAGCGGAACGCTGCAGGCAGGGCAGCCGGTGAAAGTACTAGGAGAGAATTACACACTGGAGGACGAAGAGGACTCGCAGATCTGCACTGTCGGACGCCTCTGGATCTCTGTAGCAAG gtatCAGATTGAGGTGAATCGGGTCCCCGCTGGCAATTGGGTGCTAATTGAAGGCTGTGACCAACCCATCGTGAAAACAGCCACCATCACAGAGCCTCGGGGCAATGAAGAG gCTCAGATCTTCAGGCCTCTGAAATTCAACACTGCTTCCATCATCAAAATTGCAGTGGAGCCTGTGAATCCTTCTGAGCTGCCCAAGATGTTGGATGGACTGAGAAAAGTTAACAAGAGCTACCCATCCCTTACAACAAAG gtggaggAGTCTGGAGAGCACGTTATCCTGGGTACAGGTGAGCTCTACCTGGACTGCGTCATGCACGACCTGAGAAAGATGTACTCAGAGATCGACATCAAG GTAGCTGACCCTGTAGTGACGTTTTGCGAGACAGTGGTGGAAACATCCTCTCTCAAGTGCTTTGCTGAAACACCcaataaaaa GAACAAGATCACGATGATTGCTGAGCCTCTGGAGAAAGGCCTTGCTGAAGACATTGAGAACGAGGTGGTGCAGATTACATGGAACAG aAAGAAGTTGGGAGAGTTCTTCCAGACCAAGTATGACTGGGATTTGCTGGCAGCTCGATCTATCTGGGCTTTTGGACCCGACACCACTGGACCCAACATCTTAGTAGACGACACACTGCCCTCTGAG gTGGACAAAGCTCTCCTTGGCTCAGTGAAGGACAGCATCGTTCAGGGCTTCCAGTGGGGAACTAGAGAAGGTCCTCTGTGTGATGAAC CCATTCGTAATGTGAAGTTTAAGATTCTGGATGCAGTCATAGCTCAGGAGCCGTTACACAGAGGAGGCGGGCAGGTCATTCCTACCGCAAGAAGAGTCGTGTATTCCGCCTTCCTCATG GCTACACCCAGGCTGATGGAGCCCTATTACTTTGTGGAGGTTCAAGCTCCTGCTGATTGTGTATCTGCTGTTTACACTGTACTGGCACGCAGGAG AGGTCATGTGACACAGGATGCACCAATCCCCGGGTCGCCTCTATACACCATTAAGGCTTTCATTCCTGCAATCGACTCATTTGGGTTTGAGACTGAtctgcgtacacacacacagggacaggCCTTCGCACTCAGTGTGTTCCACCACTGGCag ATTGTTCCTGGTGATCCTCTGGACAAGAGCATCGTGATTCGGCCGTTAGAGCCTCAACCCGCCCCTCATCTAGCCAGAGAGTTCATGGTCAAGACTCGTAGACGCAAG GGTTTGAGCGAGGACGTCAGTATCAGCAAGTTCTTCGACGATCCTATGTTGTTGGAGCTGGCCAAGCAGGATGTGGTGTTGAACTACCCCATGTGA